In a single window of the Clarias gariepinus isolate MV-2021 ecotype Netherlands chromosome 16, CGAR_prim_01v2, whole genome shotgun sequence genome:
- the mylk5 gene encoding myosin light chain kinase, smooth muscle, giving the protein MSVCGGQKRYVSTLRIQLSASGGASRSFNTTQGKSLERPLNSGKINVETPLFLKPLEDCVADRGSDITLRGIVAGGQPIKVSWLHNGQPLRFPKSSFVSGEAKLVVRRCVPGDAGAYTCVAENTAGKTSSSSAVYVRETTVAPSNNRTRSSPSSPCTPPLENWGFKSPKTSLEEISVFRGPQSPQTQSPRTPTSPRELPVKRRSSSGTVVPLQIVSSQVQVNVRVGETARLSCTFTGNPPIVSCWIYNKKEVLEDSRFRIDGGTESSTLIISDTRPEDTGRYTLLVRDRKGSSQHSLTLSVIDRPQPPASSPLVCVCSSHSLVLTWSGPCYDGGSVITGYVVEVQQVSSHKAGCWTELSASCKSTSLRVSSGLQPQEEYRFRVRACNAVGRGDPSPESQVVRMDTSAGEPRGEKRNNYVTVTIDEKHKVTDHYNVLDKLGVGKFGHVYRLTHKETGEVFAGKFYKGRRAKEREAAKKEIELMNSLHHPKLVQCLAAYDNKPEIVMVMEFIPGGELFERIVDDNFEHTEQSSVGYMRQILQGIQYVHQQNIVHLDLKPENIVCEDRTGFQIKIIDFGLASKLDSSTPLKVMHGTPEFVAPEVINYEPVCLNTDMWSIGVICYILLSGESPFQGDSDTETLALVTAAQWEFDEESFEDISNQAKDFISSLLQKNTKNRMSCDKALSHAWTATLESTEPVSAKNLSKDKMKKYLARQKWKKTGKAVLALKRMALLSKSDNSTSLTSPVDDTKHVLKSLEKRMQSKPEFIKTPVDLSVFEDSTAELVCHVTGYPDPEVLWLRDGAVLEEEDGCVQVDYEEDGMCVLTLDGVTLQHSGTYTCKATNMHGEAFCSAKITVVDQDKHRD; this is encoded by the exons atgagtgtgtgtgggggacagAAACGGTATGTGTCCACTCTTAGGATCCAGCTGTCAGCATCTGGAGGAGCCTCACGCTCCTTCAACACTACACAGGGAAAGAGCTTAGAGAGACCACTCAACTCTG GAAAGATCAACGTGGAAACGCCACTTTTCCTAAAACCTCTTGAGGACTGTGTGGCTGacagaggaagtgacatcacgCTGAGGGGCATCGTTGCAGGGGGTCAGCCGATCAAGGTGTCCTGGCTGCATAATG gTCAGCCTTTGAGATTTCCTAAATCATCGTTCGTCAGTGGAGAGGCGAAGCTGGTTGTTAGGAGATGCGTCCCAGGGGACGCCGGAGCTTACACTTGTGTAGCTGAAAACACTGCAGGAAAAACATCCAGCAGCTCAGCAGTGTATGTCAGAG AAACGACCGTCGCTCCCTCGAACAATCGGACACGCTCGTCTCCGTCCTCTCCTTGCACGCCTCCTTTGGAAAATTGGGGCTTTAAATCGCCCAAGACCAGTTTGGAGGAAATCAGCGTCTTCAGAGGGCCGCAGTCGCCTCAGACGCAAAGTCCTCGAACACCAACGAGCCCGAGGG AGCTCCCAGTGAAGAGAAGGAGCAGCTCGGGAACAG TCGTCCCTCTGCAAATTGTGTCGTCTCAGGTTCAGGTGAATGTGCGGGTGGGTGAGACGGCCCGGTTGAGTTGTACCTTCACGGGCAATCCACCCATCGTTTCCTGTTGGATTTATAACAAAAAAGAG GTTCTCGAAGACTCCAGGTTTAGGATCGACGGCGGCACTGAGAGCAGCACTCTGATCATTTCAGACACTCGACCCGAGGACACTGGACGCTACACGCTGCTCGTGCGAGACCGTAAAGGTTCCTCCCAGCACTCGCTCACACTTTCTGTCATCG ACCGACCCCAGCCACCTGCCTCGTCCccgctggtgtgtgtgtgctcctcaCACTCCCTCGTACTCACCTGGTCAGGGCCGTGCTACGACGGCGGGTCAGTCATCACCGGTTACGTGGTGGAGGTTCAGCAGGTCAGCTCACACAAGGCAGGTTGCTGGACCGAGCTCTCAGCTAGTTGTAAAAGCACCTCCCTCAGGGTGAGCTCAGGACTCCAGCCACAGGAGGAGTATCGATTCCGGGTCAGAGCCTGTAACGCTGTGGGACGCGGTGACCCCAGTCCAGAGTCTCAGGTGGTCAGGATGGACACCAGTGCAG GTGAGCCACGTGGAGAGAAGAGAAACAATTACGTCACTGTTACCATTGATGAGAAACACAAAGTCACTGACCACTACAATGTTCTGGACAAACTGGGAGT AGGGAAGTTCGGTCATGTGTACCGTCTGACCCATAAGGAGACCGGAGAGGTGTTTGCTGGAAAGTTCTATAAGGGTCGTCgtgcgaaagagagagaagcgGCTAAGAAGGAGATCGAGCTGATGAACTCCCTACATCATCCCAAACTGGTGCAGTGCCTGGCGGCGTATGATAACAAGCCTGAGATAGTGATGGTCATGGAGTT catTCCAGGTGGGGAGCTTTTTGAGCGTATTGTGGATGATAACTTCGAGCACACGGAGCAATCGAGTGTAGGTTATATGCGTCAGATCCTGCAGGGGATTCAGTACGTGCACCAGCAGAATATCGTTCACCTGGATCTAAAACCGGAGAACATTGTGTGTGAGGACAGAACCGGCTTTCAGATTAAGATTATCGACTTCGGGCTTGCCAGCAAGTTGG ACTCTTCCACTCCTCTGAAGGTGATGCATGGAACCCCTGAGTTTGTGGCTCCGGAGGTCATCAACTATGAACCTGTGTGTCTGAACACAGACATGTGGAGCATTGGCGTTATctgttacatact GTTGAGTGGAGAATCTCCGTTCCAAGGAGACAGCGATACAGAGACTCTGGCTTTAGTGACCGCGGCCCAGTGGGAGTTCGACGAGGAGAGTTTTGAGGACATCTCAAACCAAGCCAAAGACTTTATCAGCTCTCTACTGCAGAAAAACACCAA GAACCGGATGTCCTGCGATAAAGCTCTGTCTCATGCTTGGACGGCGACGTTGGAGTCTACAGAACCGGTCTCTGCTAAGAACCTCTCCAAAGACAAGATGAAGAAGTACTTAGCCAGGCAGAAGTGGAAG AAAACAGGAAAAGCCGTGCTGGCTCTGAAGAGGATGGCCCTGCTGTCCAAATCGGACAACTCCACGTCTCTCACCAGCCCTGTGGAcg ATACAAAGCATGTGCTGAAGTCCCTGGAGAAAAGGATGCAGTCGAAACCTGAGTTCATTAAGACTCCAGTGGACTTGTCAGTGTTTGAGGACTCCACTGCGGAGCTCGTCTGTCATGTCACTG GTTACCCAGACCCTGAAGTGCTGTGGTTAAGGGATGGTGCGGTtctggaggaggaggatggCTGTGTGCAGGTGGATTATGAGGAAGACGGGATGTGTGTCCTCACACTGGACGGCGTCACCCTGCAGCACAGCGGCACATACACCTGCAAAGCCACCAACATGCACGGGGAGGCGTTCTGCTCTGCTAAAATCACTGTAGTGGACCAGGACAAACACagagactga